In Acidimicrobiales bacterium, the genomic stretch GCTCGGTCGTCGGGACGGCCGGCTACCTGGCGCCCGAGCAGGTCGAGGCGAGCCCGGTCGGCCCGCCGGCCGACGTCTACGCGCTCGGCCTCGTCCTCCTCGAGTGCCTCACCGGCGCCCGGGCCTTCCCCGGCGACGCCGTCGCCTCGGCCGCCGCCCGGCTGGCCCGCGACCCCGCCGTGCCCGGCCACCTGCCCGCCCCCTGGCCCGCGCTCCTCGCCGCCATGACGGCGAGGGACCCGGCGCACCGGCCGCCGGCGGGGTCGGTGGCCGCCGCGCTCGGCGGCGCGACGACGGCGCCCCATCCCGTGTCCCGAGCCCAGGCCACGTCGGTGCTCCCCGCCGTCGCCGCGGCCCGCGACCGGCGTCCCGCGCCCGTCCGGCGCGTGGCCCTCGCCGCCGTCCTCGCCGTGCTCGTGGCGCTCGGGCTGCTCGTCGTCGCCTTCGTCGCCGTGGCGGGGACCGGGGCCGGCGACCCGCGACTGGAGGCGCCGGCCACGACCGTC encodes the following:
- a CDS encoding serine/threonine-protein kinase; protein product: MLVSDVLVGDRYRLDERIGFGGMAEVWRATDGPTGRAVAVKLLADGCGDARRFAAEVRALSRLSHPGVVRFLGAGDHHGRPYLVMDLVEGETLADRLRRGPLGPAEAARVGAGVAGALAAAHRLGIVHRDVKPGNVLLDRAGRPHLADFGVSRLAGSATITGSGSVVGTAGYLAPEQVEASPVGPPADVYALGLVLLECLTGARAFPGDAVASAAARLARDPAVPGHLPAPWPALLAAMTARDPAHRPPAGSVAAALGGATTAPHPVSRAQATSVLPAVAAARDRRPAPVRRVALAAVLAVLVALGLLVVAFVAVAGTGAGDPRLEAPATTV